A part of Salmo trutta unplaced genomic scaffold, fSalTru1.1, whole genome shotgun sequence genomic DNA contains:
- the LOC115183923 gene encoding uncharacterized protein C8orf34 homolog isoform X2 yields the protein MPDGHGVPHRLQAVPVSCPLPGMDTALVRDQEWESASQMFVQHRQAVWEADVKVVKGGGSSSRELLGQTGGMSLSDSLFSKELENMGKHLAEVEKDLAKLAEQGKLAQRSPNSSLLPTPLFHTCLPVTLPNTFPLPGQTSRPQSPILTRSAKPSSIGYPLVSPKLSPLLTRKPTSLTMTGSHRTHSPSNPGSRTTTPRTPSSRPMTPNSLLTSKSAMTAVTPGVGVHGGHRGHKEVTFRKSRSRPVTPTSQPTRPRPLLTPPGLSTTDSLGKASSLKAYLSEDEFYQQLQAIRQPWHIPIDTESDFLEPLEQDKCGVRDANKRSVFSGL from the exons ATGCCAGATGGACATGGAGTCCCCCATCGCCTACAAGCTGTGCCTGTCTCCT GCCCCTTGCCTGGGATGGACACAGCCCTGGTACGAGATCAGGAATGGGAATCTGCGTCCCAGATGTTTGTCCAA CACCGCCAGGCAGTCTGGGAGGCTGATGTGAAGGTGGTTAAAGGAGGAGGGAGCTCTTCCAGGGAGCTCCTGGGACAGACGGGAGGAATGTCACTAAGTGACTCCCTCTTCTCCAAAGAACTGGAGAACATGGGCAAACACCTCGCTG AGGTGGAGAAGGACCTCGCCAAGCTGGCAGAGCAGGGGAAACTAGCCCAGCGGAGTCCCAACAGCTCTCTTCTACCCACCCCCTTGTTCCACACCTGTCTCCCGGTCACACTCCCCAATACCTTCCCCTTACCCGGCCAGACTTCCAGACCTCAGTCTCCCATCCTCACCCGCTCAGCCAAGCCCAGCTCTATAGGTTATCCCCTGGTCAGTCCTAAACTCAGCCCCCTGCTTACCCGCAAGCCCACCTCCCTCACCATGACCGGCAGCCACCGGACTCATTCCCCCAGCAACCCCGGCAGCAGAACTACGACCCCCAGAACCCCCAGCAGCAGACCGATGACCCCCAACAGCCTGCTGACCTCCAAGTCGGCCATGACGGCTGTGACCCCGGGGGTCGGTGTTCACGGAGGTCACAGGGGTCATAAGGAGGTGACCTTCAGGAAGTCACGGAGCAGACCGGTGACCCCCACCAGTCAGCCAACCCGACCCAGGCCCCTGCTCACTCCTCCTGGGCTGAGTACAACAGATAGTCTGGGCAAGGCCTCCAGCCTCAAGGCCTATCTATCCGAG gaTGAGTTCTACCAGCAGCTACAGGCTATCAGACAGCCATGGCACATTCCCATTGACACAGAGAGTGACTTCCTGGAACCCCTTGAGCAGGACAAGT GTGGGGTACGGGATGCCAATAAAAGATCAGTGTTCTcag GCCTGTAA
- the LOC115183923 gene encoding uncharacterized protein C8orf34 homolog isoform X1, with the protein MPDGHGVPHRLQAVPVSCPLPGMDTALVRDQEWESASQMFVQHRQAVWEADVKVVKGGGSSSRELLGQTGGMSLSDSLFSKELENMGKHLAEVEKDLAKLAEQGKLAQRSPNSSLLPTPLFHTCLPVTLPNTFPLPGQTSRPQSPILTRSAKPSSIGYPLVSPKLSPLLTRKPTSLTMTGSHRTHSPSNPGSRTTTPRTPSSRPMTPNSLLTSKSAMTAVTPGVGVHGGHRGHKEVTFRKSRSRPVTPTSQPTRPRPLLTPPGLSTTDSLGKASSLKAYLSEDEFYQQLQAIRQPWHIPIDTESDFLEPLEQDKCGVRDANKRSVFSGKKNVNACFKCTCLSQSTIFTIITVPNQTSSEQ; encoded by the exons ATGCCAGATGGACATGGAGTCCCCCATCGCCTACAAGCTGTGCCTGTCTCCT GCCCCTTGCCTGGGATGGACACAGCCCTGGTACGAGATCAGGAATGGGAATCTGCGTCCCAGATGTTTGTCCAA CACCGCCAGGCAGTCTGGGAGGCTGATGTGAAGGTGGTTAAAGGAGGAGGGAGCTCTTCCAGGGAGCTCCTGGGACAGACGGGAGGAATGTCACTAAGTGACTCCCTCTTCTCCAAAGAACTGGAGAACATGGGCAAACACCTCGCTG AGGTGGAGAAGGACCTCGCCAAGCTGGCAGAGCAGGGGAAACTAGCCCAGCGGAGTCCCAACAGCTCTCTTCTACCCACCCCCTTGTTCCACACCTGTCTCCCGGTCACACTCCCCAATACCTTCCCCTTACCCGGCCAGACTTCCAGACCTCAGTCTCCCATCCTCACCCGCTCAGCCAAGCCCAGCTCTATAGGTTATCCCCTGGTCAGTCCTAAACTCAGCCCCCTGCTTACCCGCAAGCCCACCTCCCTCACCATGACCGGCAGCCACCGGACTCATTCCCCCAGCAACCCCGGCAGCAGAACTACGACCCCCAGAACCCCCAGCAGCAGACCGATGACCCCCAACAGCCTGCTGACCTCCAAGTCGGCCATGACGGCTGTGACCCCGGGGGTCGGTGTTCACGGAGGTCACAGGGGTCATAAGGAGGTGACCTTCAGGAAGTCACGGAGCAGACCGGTGACCCCCACCAGTCAGCCAACCCGACCCAGGCCCCTGCTCACTCCTCCTGGGCTGAGTACAACAGATAGTCTGGGCAAGGCCTCCAGCCTCAAGGCCTATCTATCCGAG gaTGAGTTCTACCAGCAGCTACAGGCTATCAGACAGCCATGGCACATTCCCATTGACACAGAGAGTGACTTCCTGGAACCCCTTGAGCAGGACAAGT GTGGGGTACGGGATGCCAATAAAAGATCAGTGTTCTcaggtaaaaaaaatgtaaatgcatgtTTCAAGTGTACCTGTCTATCCCAATCAACCATCTTCACAATAATAACGGTACCCAATCAAACTTCTTCAGAACAATAA